In Fusarium oxysporum f. sp. lycopersici 4287 chromosome 9, whole genome shotgun sequence, the genomic stretch ACTGCTTGTCTTGCTGAGTGAAGGGAAAGCGTTTGTTAATCAGAGGTCGAACAGAGAGAATCATTACATACTCATGGTAGCAATCTCTAAAGTTGAGATTTGGGGTGATCAAAATGCGAAGGGCGCGATGTGCGTGGTGGAACTGATGGTGGCGAGATATTCCATGCGGCAGGCAACAGAAAGGTTACATGAATGGAGCTCACGGTGGTGATGGAAGAATGAGCGGACCTCAGTTGAGGAATGTCCATCTGAGAAGATGAGTAGAAGTGGTTCTGGGAATGTTGTCCTAGGGAAAGGCTCGCGCATCATCGCTGCATCCTTGATCCGAGAAGGCACTATCTTCACGCTGAGTCCACGGTGTAGGGAGACCTTAATGTAGTATGCCAGCGTATGGACTCTTTCCACGATTACAGATATCGGCGATTCAGAGGTCACAACGTAATGGATGGCGCACCTTCCAAATGCTGAGTGAAGTGCCACGCGAGACACGTGTGGGGGAGGCTAATGGTTATGCTTCTTTTGCAGGACCAATAGCAGAGGACACAATGGCCAAATCAGGAATGTGTACATCGTGACTGCTCAGTGCATGGCAAGAACGACCGAGCAGCGATGCTGGCCTGCGCCATTTGACTGTCCAAAGCTTGTTCCATGAGTTCCATAGTATCGATGTATTGTGAAGTCGGATGGTAAAGGGCATATGTAGTCTGTCGAGTCTCGGAGTGTTTTGTGGAAGTTGTCGAGGTTCTTGCAAAGGAACATCGTTCTTGACAGTCAAGAGTCTACAGGATGACTCGACATCGTACATCTCAAGACTGGCCCTCGGAAAGGGAGATAAAAACGCGAAACTGGGGTTGAAGTGTTGCTTTGAAAGGGCGGATTCAGGTATCTATTGCACGAGTAGTTCGAAATGAGAGCATTCGCCGAGATTTGCCAAACCTATTGAGCAGGAAAAGAGATAAGAGGGCATATCGATTAACGACATCGAGCTCACGAAAGGTCAGTAGAACACTCAACCCCTGTATCGAGACCACTGATGGGCGGGTGGGTAAGGTGGATGAGTGAGCGTGCGCGATCGAGAGGGGGAGAGAGAACCTGAATCGGGAGAGGATGAATGACGAGTACCGATAACCGAGAGGCCTTCTGTCAAATTGAATTTCTTCTTGCCCCAAGATTTAGGACTTGTAGGATAGGTTACGGCTACTCGCATCAATTCGACAGAGTGCCTCTCAATCTGCTCCCGCGTTCAgtttctcctcctcaagaCTCGCGGCGCCTTGAACAAAGGCTCCTTCAACGCTTCTCAGATTTCGGGGTCTATATTTTGTAGAAGTCTTGAAATTCAAAGCTTACTTTGGTGCGATAGCGGAACATATTGCTCGTCGTTGAGTGACGCACAACACTTGAGGATAGAAGGAGTGTTCCGTTCGGACGGCTCGCGCGGGTATGTTGATTGATGGTCAACGCTCGTGAAATCCCAACGACATATCAAGCCAACACTCGCGCGGGTATGTGGAGGTCAGTTGCTATGGTCGGTGGCGACAGGAGTCGGAAAAGTCAGAGTCTCAGGTATTCGTGGCTGGGCTGATGTCGCCCGTGATCGGTCTGGTCCGGCAATCGAGCTTGTTGGCATCTTCAGATCTCTCATTGGCGTGGGCTTGAGGTACGTTTCGGAAGTCTGTTTCGAGGACAGGCTGAAGGTCGGTTTGACAGGGATCGTAGTAGGGGACGCTTCGGCAAATGCTTCGAGAGACACGGATGGGACCCGTTTTGGAATGGTAGTCAGAGATATTGTCGTTAGTTGGGGGGCTTGAGGATTCGGCGTGGGGCTTGGCTTGCCTTCAGAGATTCTGACTGTCCCATCTCGATCAGTCTGTACACACGGGGGTAGGGTCTGATGATGGTTCGCGGGCCGTCGTGGGCTTTGACTTGGCTTCGTCGACAGCTTGGTCGCCTTCGGGACCAGAAAAGATTTGCGGAACTCAGGCTCTTGCGCAAGTGTTGATGCATCCCATCGGTCGTCGCAGTTCGATGCTGGAAGAGTCGACATTGACGGGGGGCGGTGGTCGAGGAATAGGTTGAGCTCGGGCGTAACTTGAAACATCGCAAGTCAAATAAGAGTGGATTGGCATTGGAATCTTGTCGGTGACGATCTACGGTGGTGCCTACCTGTGTCACCCCAACTGATTGCAAGCCGGCGGTGTCTGACAGCCGATGATGTACCGAACTGGATAATCAGACTCAAAGCTAGCCAAGCTGCTGATTTAGGCCGGGGCTGGCATGTACTTGGCGGATAGACACCGATTAAGTAGGAGTTCATCTCCCGTGGACCGTGGTCGATGTAGCAGTCCACCTTCGTGCTGGGTAAGATTAGAAGGATATGGTAAACCTGTCAATCATGTCAGTCGAGAACGATAAATCGGCCAGGCACGCGCGGCGCCGTTTTGTACTTGAACTCACCTCCAGGAATCCCACGTAGGTAGTTTGGATGTAGTGTTTGCAAGCGTTGCACAACACGTGTCCCATATTCCCCACGGCTCATCTTGACTTCAAGCTCAGAGGTCGAGAATTCTATTCGAGGTCAAAATATGCTGTTCCCCAGTCGCTGGTCGTCGTCATTGCGATGATTTCATGAGCTGCATCATTCTTCATGAGCTTGGACTGTGTCGCTTGCGTTGGCCATTGGCGGGCTTGATGTGTACCGTCCTGGGCGTGGGAGAGCGGCTGGCAATATCTCGGGTGATCTTTGTCGGCCAAGACGGGCATCCTGAGTTCGGCTCATGTCATGGTGCTTCTTTTGCGTTGTTAGCAAGCTTGTCAGTGCGATCCGCATGATAAGTCTACATACCTGGTATCGCATGAATTAGTTTGAAATTCACTGCGTCGCAAACAGCTTTATCGGCATTCCATGCACGAGTTTGTCTTCCACCGTGGATCGTTAATGAAAAGACACAGCTGACGAGCGTTATTGAAGGGTTCAATAGGGTGATAAGGTTGCCCGTACTTTCCTTGATCAAGAGTGTGACGCGTGAAAACGTGGCGCGCCAACACAAATTGTGGGTCTGTTGATTGATCTGGGGttttttgtttgtttgtttgtttgtttgtatatttttcgtctGGGTGGCTGTAACGAAGCCAGATCTCCTACTGGAGCAAAagacgtgctgagctagcTAGGTACAGGGAAACCCCGCTTCCTTCACCATCCAGCATACCAATGGCACAAAAGGTGCTGTATTTCTCAAGCCCGTCACCCGTCAGCGGGTTCGGGGGCAATCTATTGTCGAACTTTTTCCACCGACCAGAATTCTCTCGCGCATCACTACATCTGCCGACGCAGTCCACAATCTCCAGTAACCAAGTTGTAGCTCGTAGTCGACTGTCGCGGCGGCAGGGAAAAACCTCGGGAAGGAATCAGAGGCCGACGGTGCGGCTTGCCTTCAAAGGAGAAAAACCCATCGCAATCGGCGTCGTTGATCGGGAGGATGTCGCTACCGATGCCATGGGCATCGTCCTCCGATATCTAAGGCGTTCTGGTTCTGAGGTGCCGCCATTAGATCCGACAAAGGTGTTGTCAGAGAAGGC encodes the following:
- a CDS encoding hypothetical protein (At least one base has a quality score < 10) — its product is MFQVTPELNLFLDHRPPSMSTLPASNCDDRWDASTLAQEPEFRKSFLVPKATKLSTKPSQSPRRPANHHQTLPPCVQTDRDGTVRISEGKPSPTPNPQAPQLTTISLTTIPKRVPSVSLEAFAEASPTTIPVKPTFSLSSKQTSETYLKPTPMRDLKMPTSSIAGPDRSRATSAQPRIPETLTFPTPVATDHSN